A single region of the Anguilla anguilla isolate fAngAng1 chromosome 17, fAngAng1.pri, whole genome shotgun sequence genome encodes:
- the tbl3 gene encoding transducin beta-like protein 3 has translation MTMASNTLQFKTNYAVSSKIEPFYKGGKVQINKDEKYILCTCGTRVNILEIATGQLTRSIEQDDQEDITSFALSPDDEFLVTASRALVLKQWDWRDGVCTRSWRAIHNTPVASMTFDPSSTLLATGGCDGTIKLWDVLKQYCTHNLKGSAGVVHLVQFHPDSSVLQLFSSSLDCGIRVWDLRSSLCVCVLESHYSAVTSLAFTPDGSTMVSSGRDKICTVWDLKSREVVRTVPVYEAVEAVVLLPEEGDFSQLGVRAKGLHFITAGSKGVLRLWEAGSARCVFSQTPQVSTPPPSGEEAGPEEEWSQRSLTYCIHLPSSARLAIVTAEHNILLYQLPALALQQQFVGYNDEVLDVKFLGKGDSHIVVATNSPQLKVFELASRSCQILYGHTDTVLALDIFRKGSMFASCSKDNTVRVWRMDTLSGEVRCVAQGSGHANAVGSISCSRLKESFVVSGSLDCTVKVWDVPEQQEGAEEAELQTLSVRTTEKAHDKDVNGVAVSPNDKLLASGSQDRTVKVWSLADLALLGVCRGHRRGVWSVQFSPMDQVLASASADGSVKLWGLQDFSCLKTFEGHDASVLKVVFVSRGSQLLTSGSDGLVKLWTIKTNECVKTLDAHQDKVWGLHASRKDDLAVTGSADSSIMLWQDVSEIELAEEQAQQEDQILKQQELSNLLQEKKFLKALGLAISLDQPHTALRVIKEIRRGRDGEQQLENTLLRLRRDQKESVLRYCAVWNTNARSCLDAQAVVQVLLRHHPPEELLQYQGARNILEALVPYTDRHMQRIGRLLQASMFLDYMWQKMRVTGHSSVETQGESMDTSPVAPATPSPLFIIDTSPSLEGERGRQEDEEGGEKEEEEEDATEENQEDDADVSVAGGKAGKNGKTERGREETEMAEESASGESSGEEDEGADAGAGDGRKRENGIGWSSEALPLQMELIR, from the exons TTCCTGGTGACAGCCAGCCGTGCACTGGTGCTCAAACAGTGGGACTGGAGGGACGGCGTCTGCACTCGAAGCTGGAGGGCCATCCACAACACCCCTGTGGCCagcatgacctttgaccccagctCCACCCTGCTGGCCACAG gagGATGTGATGGTACCATTAAGCTGTGGGACGTTCTGAaacagtactgcacacacaaccTGAAAGGATCCGCTGGGGTGGTGCA CCTGGTGCAGTTCCACCCGGACAGCAGTGTGCTGCAgctgttctcctcctccctggACTGCGGGATCCGCGTGTGGGACCTGCGCTCcagcctgtgcgtgtgtgtcctggagagccactACAGCGCCGTCACCTCCCTGGCCTTCACGCCTGACGGGAGCACCATGGTCag CTCGGGGCGAGACAAGATCTGCACAGTGTGGGACCTGAAGAGCCGGGAGGTGGTGAGGACAGTGCCTGTGTATGAG gctgtggaGGCCGTAGTCCTGCTTCCTGAGGAGGGAGATTTCTCTCAGCTCGGCGTCAGAGCCAAAGGACTTCACTTTATCACTGCTGGGAGCAAGG GTGTGCTGCGGTTGTGGGAAGCCGGCTCCGCCCGCTGCGTTTTCTCGCAGACCCCCCAGGTGAGCACACCGCCCCCTAGTGGCGAGGAGGCCGGTCCTGAGGAGGAGTGGAGCCAGCGCAGCCTGACTTACTGCATCCACCTGCCCAGCTCCGCCCGCCTGGCCATCGTCACCGCCGAGCACAACATCCTGCTGTACCAGCTCCCTGCGCTcgccctgcagcagcag TTTGTCGGGTACAACGACGAGGTGCTGGACGTGAAGTTCCTGGGCAAGGGGGACAGCCACATCGTCGTGGCAACGAACAGCCCCCAGCTGAAGGTGTTTGAACTGGCCTCGCGCAGCTGCCAGATCCTGTACGGACACACAG ATACGGTGCTGGCGCTGGACATCTTCAGGAAAGGGTCGATGTTTGCCAGCTGTTCCAAG GATAACACGGTCAGAGTGTGGCGGATGGACACGCTCAGCGGGGAGGTGCGGTGCGTGGCGCAGGGATCCGGGCACGCCAACGCAGTGGGGTCCATCTCCTGCTCCAG GTTGAAGGAGAGTTTCGTGGTGTCCGGCAGCCTGGACTGCACCGTCAAGGTGTGGGACGTCCCAGAGCAGCAGGAGGGGGCGGAAGAAGCAGAATTACAGACGCTGTCTGTGCGGACCACGGAGAAAGCACACGACAAG GACGTGAACGGCGTGGCGGTGTCCCCGAACGATAAGCTGCTGGCGTCGGGGTCTCAGGACCGCACGGTCAAGGTGTGGTCGCTGGCGGACCTGGCGCTGCTGGGGGTGTGCCGGGGCCACCGCCGCGGCGTTTGGAGCGTCCAGTTCTCCCCCATGGACCAGGTCCTGGCCAGCGCCTCGGCCGACGGCTCCGTCAAGCTCTGGGGCCTGCAGGACTTCAGCTGCCTCAAG ACGTTTGAAGGACACGACGCGTCTGTGCTCAAAGTCGTCTTTGTGAGCCGCGGGAGTCAGCTGCTGACAAG CGGTTCAGACGGTCTGGTCAAGTTGTGGACCATAAAGACCAACGAGTGTGTGAAGACTCTGGACGCCCACCAGGACAAGGTGTGGGGCCTGCACGCCAGCCGCAAGGACGACCTGGCGGTGACGGGGTCTGCCGACTCCAGCATCATGCTCTGGCAG gaCGTCTCTGAGATTGAACTAGCAGAAGAGCAGGCCCAACAGGAGGATCAGATTCTGAA GCAGCAGGAGCTGTCCAACCTCCTGCAGGAGAAGAAGTTCCTGAAGGCCCTGGGCCTGGCCATATCTCTGGACCAGCCGCACACCGCGCTGCGGGTCATTAAAG agATCCGGCGGGGGCGGGACGGCGAGCAGCAGCTGGAGAACACGCTGCTGAGGCTGAGACGCGACCAAAAAG AGTCGGTGCTGCGGTACTGCGCGGTGTGGAACACGAACGCGCGGAGCTGTCTGGACGCGCAGGCGGTGGTGCAGGTGCTGCTGAGGCACCACCCGCCCGAGGAGCTGCTGCAGTACCAGGGGGCCCGGAACATTCTGGAGGCCCTCGTACCTTacacag acagacacatgcagagGATTGGCCGCTTGCTGCAGGCGTCCATGTTCCTGGACTACATGTGGCAGAAGATGCGAGTGACTGGCCACTCAAG CGTGGAGACTCAGGGCGAAAGCATGGACACGTCACCTGTCGCCCCGGCCACGCCCTCGCCCCTCTTCATCATTGACACTTCGCCCAgcctggagggggagagaggtaggcaggaggatgaggaaggtggggagaaagaggaggaggaagaggacgccACCGAAGAAAATCAGGAGGATGACGCAGACGTCAGTGTGGCCGGCGGGAAGGCGGGAAAGAACGGAAAAAcggagcgagggagggaagAAACGGAAATGGCGGAGGAGTCCGCCAGCGGGGAGAGCTCGGGCGAGGAAGACGAGGGCGCTGACGCCGGCGCCGGCGATGGGCGGAAGAGGGAAAATGGGATTGGCTGGTCTTCAGAGGCCCTGCCCCTTCAGATGGAACTGATCAGGTGA
- the noxo1a gene encoding NADPH oxidase organizer 1a has product MSDQRYPINIRPIGVMHKIKSKMYMTSVLWSDDSDIIVYRSFQDFKQLHKQLKKRFPAEGSFGKSKRVIPKFKDGTVQTTKKGPSKSMVRLKFLEKYFDQLLKCDPQITQSTELTQFFLPKAQDLQPEFAKNSVVVMPSEDLHDGGGQAGSSSGNVSQPFVTEVYRCVAPYETKDTKNRPFKVSVDETVDVLIKDKAGWWLVENDNKCMAWFPAPYLEKCDDEENEEDEDSETPEEGVLYCAVKNFTSTKSDEASVSIGAVVEVLQKSDNGWWLIRYKGKVGYVPSMYLRPYTNPKVRFATMQKEMRSSTLNLAQLQVPGATPGHDSKRRRSHGNLLSPGDLPSPGNLHPGGRRMSEPMTGLQHAWPSMEVLSEPQRRPHPARPIIRVEKPREEVQGRLGDRQVSQSSDWGSDEGSDGGSEGSSELSFSEDSPGVDMLSASAPESTWRAQRALTPQPTVTPDDRLTPSKSESDLFKGPDVPKVPPRPHAQEILTRCTTITRKAAQSPTKTRLAPGIGLIQSR; this is encoded by the exons ATGAGCGACCAACGATATCCAATCAATATCAGGCCCATTGGAGTGATGCACAAAATCAAGAGCAAA atGTATATGACGTCGGTGCTGTGGTCAGACGACAGTGACATTATTGTTTACAGATCGTTCCAAGACTTCAAGCAATTGCAC AAACAGTTGAAAAAAAGATTCCCAGCGGAAGGATCCTTTGGCAAATCAAAGAGAGTGATCCCCAAGTTCAAAG ATGGCACAGTACAGACGACCAAAAAAGGGCCCAGCAAGTCGATGGTTCGCCTGAAGTTTTTGGAGAAGTACTTCGACCAGCTGTTGAAGTGTGACCCACAGATCACACAGAGCACCGAGCTCACCCAGTTCTTCTTACCGAAAGCCCAGGATTTGCAGCCGGAGTTTGCGAAGAACAG CGTCGTGGTCATGCCGTCAGAAGACCTCCATGACGGTGGAGGCCAGGCGGGCAGTAGCAGCGGCAACGTGAGTCAGCCCTTTGTGACCGAGGTCTACCGATGCGTGGCCCCATATGAGACCAAGGACACGAAGAACCGACCCTTTAAGGTCTCCGTGGACGAGACGGTGGACGTGCTCATCAAAGACAAAGCCG GCTGGTGGCTGGTGGAGAACGACAACAAATGCATGGCCTGGTTCCCAGCGCCCTACCTGGAGAAGTGTGACGATGAGGAAAACGAGGAAGATGAGGACAGCGAGACGCCAGAGGAAG GCGTGCTGTACTGCGCTGTGAAGAACTTCACTTCCACCAAATCCGACGAGGCGTCGGTGAGCATCGGGGCCGTGGTGGAGGTGCTGCAGAAATCCGACAACGGCTGGTGGCTCATCCG GTATAAGGGAAAGGTGGGGTACGTGCCCTCCATGTACCTGCGGCCCTACACCAACCCGAAGGTGCGCTTCGCCACCATGCAGAAGGAGATGCGGAGCTCCACCCTCAACCTGGCGCAGCTGCAGGTACCCGGGGCCACCCCGGGCCACGACAGCAAGCGCCGCAGATCTCACGGCAACCTGCTGTCGCCCGGCGACCTGCCGTCGCCCGGCAACCTCCATCCCGGCGGCCGTCGCATGAGCGAGCCCATGACCGGCCTGCAGCACGCGTGGCCGTCCATGGAGGTGCTGTCGGAGCCGCAGCGACGCCCGCACCCCGCCAGGCCGATCATCAGGGTGGAGAAGCCCCGCGAGGAGGTGCAGGGGCGGCTGGGGGATCGGCAGGTCAGCCAGAGCAGCGACTGGGGCAGCGACGAGGGCAGCGACGGTGGCAGCGAAGGGAGCAGCGAGCTCAGCTTCAGCGAGGACTCGCCGGGCGTGGACATGCTCAGCGCCAGCGCGCCCGAATCGACCTGGCGCGCGCAGCGAGCCCTCACCCCGCAGCCCACCGTCACCCCCGACGACCGACTGACTCCCAGCAAGTCCGAATCGGACCTCTTCAAAGGCCCGGACGTGCCCAAGGTGCCGCCCCGCCCTCACGCCCAGGAGATTCTCACTCGCTGCACCACCATCACCCGCAAGGCGGCACAGAGCCCCACCAAGACCCGGCTGGCCCCCGGCATCGGCCTCATACAGTCCCGCTAG
- the LOC118217166 gene encoding glucose-induced degradation protein 4 homolog: MPVRTERCCNSTAYMSSASLVPPPPINTEQPGVATSLLYSGSQFRGHQKSKGNSYDVEVVLQHVTMEDSYLCGYLKIKGLTEEYPTLTTFFAGEIISEKRPFLTRKWDADEDVDRKHWGKFQAFYQYAKTFNSDDFDYEELKNSDYVFMRWKEQFLVPDHTIKDISGASFAGFYYICFQRSTATIEGYYYHRSSEWYQSLNLTHVPEHSVPIYEFR; the protein is encoded by the exons ATGCCGGTGCGTACTGAGCGCTGCTGTAACTCCACGGCCTACATGTCCTCGGCCTCTCTTGTCCCGCCTCCGCCGATAAACACCGAGCAGCCGGGCGTTGCGACCTCACTCTTGTACAGTGGTTCTCAGTTTCGAGGGCACCAGAAGAGCAAAGGGAACTCTTACGACGTTGAAGTGGTTCTGCAG CACGTGACAATGGAGGATTCGTATCTCTGCGGTTACCTGAAGATTAAAGGGCTAACGGAG GAGTACCCAACTCTGACCACGTTCTTCGCCGGCGAGATCATCAGCGAGAAGCGGCCTTTCCTGACCAGGAAATGGGACGCGGACGAAGACGTGGACCGTAAACACTGG GGCAAGTTTCAGGCTTTTTATCAGTATGCAAAAACTTTCAACTCTGACGACTTTGATTACGAGGAGCTGAAAAACAGTGACTACGTCTTCATGAGGTGGAAG GAGCAGTTTTTAGTCCCCGATCACACCATCAAAGACATCAGCGGGGCTTCATTTGCCGGCTTCTACTACATCTGCTTCCAGAGATCCACAGCTACCATAGAGGGCTACTATTACCATAGAAGTTCAGAATG GTACCAGTCCCTGAACCTCACCCATGTCCCAGAACACAGCGTCCCCATCTACGAGTTTCGGTGA